GCGGCCAGGATCATGACCAGTGCGGTCAGGTCCACCTCCTCGGGCGGGTCGGTCTGCATCAACTCGAAAAATTCCAATGCGGTCCGCACGCGGACCTCTTCCAGAGCACGCGTCAGGTCGTTACGCACCACGCCTTCCCAAGCCAGAATCTCCAATGTTTGCGGTCGGCGCAGAATGGCCCGCAGGTACCGCTTAAAGAACTGTGACATAAGCTCGTGCGGTGCCATGTCGCGAATACGCTCCGCATCCTCGCCGAGCAATTCCTCGGCTGTGGGCCAGAACTCAACAGTCCGCCCGTACTCGGCCACAAGGCCCTCCAACCCCTGATA
The sequence above is drawn from the Desulfovibrio sp. Huiquan2017 genome and encodes:
- a CDS encoding TetR/AcrR family transcriptional regulator yields the protein MAKLKAVPKIVPIRNKEITKEKLVKAVGKVLAEVGFQRLGVNLVAREAGVDKKLIYRYYQGLEGLVAEYGRTVEFWPTAEELLGEDAERIRDMAPHELMSQFFKRYLRAILRRPQTLEILAWEGVVRNDLTRALEEVRVRTALEFFELMQTDPPEEVDLTALVMILAASVNFLAVRSRMHRNLGGVDVRSEAGWKRIEDTLDLMLERTLKQ